The Elusimicrobiota bacterium genome segment GCGGGATGTAGTATCCGACCCACTTCTTTTGGACCAATATGGAGAAACTCGTAACCTCTTCTTTCAAACTCATTCCTCCAGTGCCAAGCAACACGTCCCATTCCTGATTCTTCAGATATTTCTATCTGAGCTACATGTAAAATAATTTTTTTCATAAAAGGGGTTGTTGTGATTGTAAATATAAGAGATAAAATAGCCAAAATTGCCTTATTTTTAAAGAACTATTTTGACCAATTAAATCCATTTAAATTTACCTCATTTAAAATCCTTACAAAAACGATATTTAACTGACCCACTCTCTAACAAAAATAACTCAGTACTAAAATATCAGAAATTGGCTTCATATATGCATTCTTTAAATTATTTGCTCTTCTAAACTTCGAGAAAATCTTATGAAATTAATGTTTCAACTGGTCAATTTAAGTCTTTAAACACTGGTCAGAATATCGCTTACCGTAACATCAAGTTGAGAATTTGTACTGCACCCCTAAAGACCACTTAACTAAGAATTTTTAATCATCTTTTTAAAACGGAAGACACATTTTATATTCTCCAAATCGTAGCGAAACTTATCCATCTCAGCTTTTTTGTCTTTAGATATAATAATTTTTATAGGACGTAGTATGAGATAAATCAAATTAGTAACAAGGATGATAATCCTCAATAAAATTGTATAGGCTAAACCATGGTGTTTTTCACAAAAATAGAACATTCCTTCATTCTTTTTTATTGCTATTCCTCTTCTTTCATATTCTTTAATACTACTTCCGCTTATATAATGTTTTACTACTGCTATAGGAACATAGTATATCAGCCATCCTTTTCTTCTCGCTCGAATACTATAATCTAAATCTTCACCACCAAAAAAGAAATTTTCATCTAATAACCCTACTTGCTCTAAAACTTCCTTTCTAACCATCATGCAAGCACCTAATGCCCATTCCACTTCACTCACCTTGTTATAATCCATCCCCTTTTCTATATACATACGATCTTTATATTGCTTGCTAAATAAAAAATGTAGTGGTGTATGCCAAAAGATTGTCCACCAGAAATGCCCTTTCCAAAAGGATGGCACTTTGCTTAGAAAGGGTTGAAGCTCCATATTAGGATATACTAATTTGGGATTTATCATCCCTACCTCTGGATGGTCATCCATAAATCCGACCATTACATCCAAGGCATTTCCTAGTATTTCTGTATCAGAGTTGAGTAACAAAACATAGCGAGCACTACAAATTCTTAAAGCTTGATTGTTTGCTTTGGAAAAGCCAAGATTTTCTTGATTTCGAATTAAAATAACCTCAGGAAATTTACTTTCAACCATATCTGCACTTCCATCAGATGAGGCATTGTCAACCACAAAAATTTCTGCTTTTAGATTTTTTATGGCTTTATAAACAGTTTCTAAGCATTTTTTTAAAAGCTCACAAGTATTATAAGAAACAATAATTATAGAAATATCCATGTTACTTTAAAAAACTTTATAATTTTTAGTTGCAATTATCCGGATTTCCTCTCCAATATTTTTAAAAAAAATTAACAGAATCATTTCAAGTTTTTCAAATAAAAAAGCAGAGTGGTTAAATTTTCGATTTAAATCCACTTTCCCAAATTTTTTAATTTGGATACTACTTTGGTAAATAAAATTAGCTATATTTGAAGTGGTTGAAAGATGTAATATTTTAAAACCAAAATTTTTCAAAAGTTTCTTTAAATGAAAAAGAGAATATAAATAAAAGTGTCGAGGGGGCTCTAAAATTCTACAGTTTTCCTTAAATATTTTATGAGCTAAACTTTCTGCATTTGGAGTTGAAATAATCAATCTTCCCTTTGGTTTTAAAATTCTGTAACATTCTTTTAAAAATGTGATTGGATTAGGAATATGCTCTATAACGTGAAAAGTTGCAATTATGTCAAAAGAATTCTCCGGGAATTTAATCTCTTCTAAAGAACCTAAAATTACAGAAAGATTAAATTTTTCTTTAGCTATTTTTAAAGCTTCTGCATCTATGTCAATTCCTAAAACTTTCCAACCCAAATTTTGCATAAATTTCAAGTATCCACCATTTCCACATCCTACTTCTAAAAGTCTCCCTTCTCCAATAAAAGGAGGGAAAAGAACTCCCCGACCAAATCCTGCCCCAAAGCGGAGAATTGGAATTCTACTTAAAATTTTGCCTAATAAAGGTGCCCACCATTTATTAATTTTAAATTGCCTGTATCCCATAGTTTCACTAAGTATCAAATTTCGTATGAGATCTCTTAATGGAGCTAAGAATCTTTTTTTGTTAAATTGAGGTGAATCTTCAGGTAAACTATGTGTAAAATAATTTAAATAACATTTTGGTATATCCTCTTTAATAGCACAAGGATTAAGCCAAATGAGATTACATTTTAGACATTTTAAAAATCCATATTTACCTGGTGCTCCAAAAAGGCGATCTTCCAAATTTTTATATAAAACTTTACCTTTGTTTCCACATAAAATACACTCTTCAATTTTTTCAGTTTGAATCATTCTTTCGTCTAAAGGTTTATTATAAAATTATTAAACCCCTCAAAAACCTTTTTATATTCAAAATCTCTTACTCTTATTAAAGCATTATTTCTCAATTTTTTATTAAATTCTTCGTCCTGAAGAACATGCAAGATTTCATTGGCGAGGGTTATATAATCCCCTCTTTGAACCAAAATCCCACATTTCCCATTTTCAAGAATTTCTGATGGACCACTTGGACAATCTGTAGCAATTATTGGCAAA includes the following:
- a CDS encoding glycosyltransferase family 2 protein, with amino-acid sequence MDISIIIVSYNTCELLKKCLETVYKAIKNLKAEIFVVDNASSDGSADMVESKFPEVILIRNQENLGFSKANNQALRICSARYVLLLNSDTEILGNALDVMVGFMDDHPEVGMINPKLVYPNMELQPFLSKVPSFWKGHFWWTIFWHTPLHFLFSKQYKDRMYIEKGMDYNKVSEVEWALGACMMVRKEVLEQVGLLDENFFFGGEDLDYSIRARRKGWLIYYVPIAVVKHYISGSSIKEYERRGIAIKKNEGMFYFCEKHHGLAYTILLRIIILVTNLIYLILRPIKIIISKDKKAEMDKFRYDLENIKCVFRFKKMIKNS
- a CDS encoding methyltransferase domain-containing protein is translated as MIQTEKIEECILCGNKGKVLYKNLEDRLFGAPGKYGFLKCLKCNLIWLNPCAIKEDIPKCYLNYFTHSLPEDSPQFNKKRFLAPLRDLIRNLILSETMGYRQFKINKWWAPLLGKILSRIPILRFGAGFGRGVLFPPFIGEGRLLEVGCGNGGYLKFMQNLGWKVLGIDIDAEALKIAKEKFNLSVILGSLEEIKFPENSFDIIATFHVIEHIPNPITFLKECYRILKPKGRLIISTPNAESLAHKIFKENCRILEPPRHFYLYSLFHLKKLLKNFGFKILHLSTTSNIANFIYQSSIQIKKFGKVDLNRKFNHSAFLFEKLEMILLIFFKNIGEEIRIIATKNYKVF
- a CDS encoding glycosyltransferase; its protein translation is LPIIATDCPSGPSEILENGKCGILVQRGDYITLANEILHVLQDEEFNKKLRNNALIRVRDFEYKKVFEGFNNFIINL